The uncultured Desulfobulbus sp. genome window below encodes:
- a CDS encoding acyl-CoA carboxylase subunit beta, with amino-acid sequence MSTKEKLEQLKQKRAQAMLGGGQDKIDKIHAKGKLTARERIAALLDPGTFEEYDTFKLHRCYNFGMEKIKFLGDGIVTGYGKIAGRGVYLYAQDFSVLAGSLSGTLAEKICKIMDLGMKNGMPVIGLNDSGGARIQEGIEALCGYTEIFTRNVLSSGVVPQISGIFGPCAGGAVYSPALTDFIIQVKIQSYMFLTGPKVVKTVLNEDVTTEQLGGAVMHTTKSGVTDYAAEDEMDAIQYIKDLLSYMPQNNMEDPPSVECTDPITRKAPELNAIIPDNPNAAYDMKSVITTTADDGVFFEIKENFAPNIIIGFARYGGKAIGVVANNPSYYAGVLDIDSSIKGARFIRFCDCFNIPILTFVDVPGFLPGTTQEFGGVIRNGAKMLYAYAESTVPKVTIITRKSYGGAYCAMSSKHLRTDINYSWPTGEIAVMGGKGAVEVLYARGAKAADDPKAFLAEKEDEYNTQFSNPYCAAERGYIDDVIEPAETRFRIINAFESIQGKRDTIPMKKHGNIPL; translated from the coding sequence ATGAGCACTAAGGAAAAATTAGAGCAACTTAAACAAAAACGGGCCCAAGCCATGCTTGGCGGCGGCCAGGATAAAATTGATAAAATCCATGCCAAGGGCAAATTGACCGCACGTGAGCGTATTGCTGCCCTGTTGGATCCGGGTACCTTTGAAGAGTACGATACCTTCAAACTCCATCGCTGCTACAACTTCGGCATGGAGAAAATCAAGTTTCTCGGCGACGGTATCGTTACCGGTTACGGTAAGATCGCTGGACGCGGCGTGTATCTGTATGCCCAGGATTTTTCGGTTCTGGCCGGATCTCTTTCCGGTACCTTGGCTGAAAAAATCTGCAAGATTATGGATCTGGGCATGAAAAACGGCATGCCGGTCATTGGGCTCAATGACTCCGGTGGCGCTCGTATCCAGGAAGGTATCGAGGCTCTCTGCGGGTATACCGAGATCTTCACCCGCAACGTGCTTTCCTCCGGTGTTGTGCCGCAGATTTCTGGTATTTTCGGACCTTGTGCCGGTGGTGCTGTCTACTCGCCCGCTTTGACCGACTTCATCATCCAGGTCAAAATCCAGTCCTACATGTTTCTCACCGGTCCTAAGGTCGTTAAAACAGTGTTGAACGAGGACGTTACCACCGAGCAATTGGGTGGCGCGGTCATGCATACCACCAAATCCGGTGTTACTGACTATGCTGCCGAAGACGAGATGGATGCGATCCAGTACATCAAAGATCTGCTCTCCTACATGCCGCAGAATAACATGGAAGATCCGCCCTCTGTTGAGTGCACGGATCCCATTACCCGTAAGGCTCCCGAGCTCAACGCAATTATTCCGGACAATCCCAACGCCGCCTACGACATGAAATCGGTCATCACCACAACGGCTGATGACGGTGTATTCTTTGAAATCAAAGAAAATTTCGCACCAAACATCATCATCGGTTTTGCCCGCTATGGCGGCAAGGCCATTGGTGTTGTTGCCAATAATCCTTCCTACTATGCTGGTGTACTTGACATCGATTCATCGATCAAAGGTGCTCGCTTTATCCGCTTCTGCGACTGCTTCAATATCCCGATCCTGACCTTTGTCGACGTCCCTGGCTTCCTGCCCGGCACCACTCAGGAATTCGGCGGAGTTATCCGCAACGGCGCCAAGATGCTCTATGCCTATGCTGAATCAACGGTACCCAAGGTAACGATTATTACCCGTAAATCCTACGGCGGCGCCTACTGCGCTATGTCGTCCAAGCATCTGCGGACCGATATCAACTACTCCTGGCCGACCGGTGAAATCGCCGTTATGGGTGGCAAGGGGGCGGTTGAAGTCCTTTATGCCCGTGGCGCCAAGGCTGCTGACGATCCCAAGGCCTTCCTGGCTGAGAAAGAGGACGAGTATAACACCCAGTTCTCCAACCCGTACTGCGCCGCCGAGCGTGGTTATATTGACGATGTCATTGAACCGGCAGAAACCCGTTTCCGCATCATCAATGCGTTTGAGTCAATCCAAGGGAAACGTGATACCATCCCGATGAAAAAACACGGCAATATTCCGCTGTAA
- a CDS encoding pyruvate carboxylase subunit B translates to MSDQVKPTAMNYDADRPAAENPVKVMDLSLRDGHQSLFATRGRTEDMIPVAEMMDEVGFWAIETWGGATFDTMHRFLNEDPWERLRTLKRYIKKTPFSMLLRAQNLVGYRNYADDLAYAFVDRAAENGMDVFRTFDALNDYRNFETVVKQIKKSGKHFQGCICYTLTEPRLGGEVYNLDYYVNKAKALDDMGADSICIKDMAGLIAPYDAYAIVKAIKEVSKTPVHLHSHFTSGMSPMSHLKAIEAGCDIVDTCMTPYAYRTAHAALEPLVMALLGTNRDTGFDIKKLAAINEVLEKEVMPKYKHLMDDSKISIIDINVLLHQTPGGMLSNLVNQLREMDALDKIDQVYKELPKVRKDLGQIPLVTPTSQIVGIQTVNNVLFDTPEERYKMITGQVKDLCYGLYGKTAVPIDAEVQKKALKGYPRGETPITCRPAEVLEPEMEKAKAEIGDLAKDIDDLVLYAIYPVTGKKFLEWKYGVTPAPPEVQPITLDDVKKRDALVAKAKAGKLVEPKADAPAKSENVRTFNVYVDGEYFSVDVDPTGDFQPMVAAAPVARPAAAPKAAAPAAAPAAAPKAAAPAAAPVAVEGGTPLTAPMPGMVVKYEVAEGAEVKAGDTVVVLEAMKMENNLAAPCDGVVKQLCFASGDSVTKDAVLAVIG, encoded by the coding sequence ATGAGCGACCAAGTTAAACCGACCGCCATGAACTACGATGCCGACCGGCCTGCAGCAGAGAATCCGGTCAAAGTAATGGATCTGAGCCTTCGTGACGGTCATCAGTCTTTATTTGCAACTCGTGGTCGTACCGAGGATATGATCCCCGTAGCCGAGATGATGGACGAAGTCGGCTTCTGGGCAATCGAGACCTGGGGTGGTGCCACCTTTGATACCATGCATCGCTTCCTCAACGAGGATCCGTGGGAGCGCCTGCGTACCCTGAAACGCTACATCAAGAAAACCCCGTTCTCCATGTTGCTGCGTGCGCAGAACCTGGTTGGCTACCGTAACTACGCTGACGATCTGGCTTATGCCTTTGTTGATCGCGCAGCTGAGAACGGTATGGACGTTTTCCGTACCTTTGACGCCCTCAATGACTACCGTAACTTTGAGACTGTTGTAAAACAGATCAAAAAAAGCGGGAAACATTTCCAGGGTTGTATTTGCTACACCCTGACCGAGCCCCGTCTTGGCGGCGAGGTATACAATCTGGATTATTATGTCAACAAAGCCAAAGCTCTGGATGACATGGGCGCTGACTCTATCTGTATTAAAGATATGGCCGGTCTGATTGCTCCGTATGATGCATACGCCATCGTTAAGGCAATCAAAGAAGTTTCCAAAACCCCGGTACACCTCCACAGCCATTTCACTTCTGGTATGTCTCCAATGAGTCACCTGAAGGCTATCGAGGCTGGTTGTGATATCGTTGATACCTGTATGACTCCGTACGCGTATCGTACTGCTCATGCAGCCCTTGAGCCGCTTGTCATGGCACTGCTCGGCACCAACCGCGACACCGGTTTCGATATCAAGAAACTGGCTGCCATCAACGAGGTGCTCGAGAAAGAGGTTATGCCCAAGTACAAACACCTCATGGACGATTCCAAGATCTCCATCATCGACATCAACGTTCTGCTGCATCAGACCCCGGGTGGTATGCTCTCCAACTTGGTCAACCAGCTGCGCGAGATGGATGCTCTCGACAAGATCGACCAGGTGTACAAAGAGCTACCTAAGGTACGTAAAGACCTCGGTCAGATTCCGTTGGTTACCCCCACCAGCCAGATCGTTGGTATCCAGACCGTAAACAACGTCCTCTTCGACACTCCGGAAGAGCGCTATAAGATGATCACCGGTCAGGTAAAAGACCTGTGTTACGGTCTCTATGGTAAAACCGCTGTACCGATTGACGCTGAGGTGCAGAAAAAAGCACTCAAAGGCTATCCGCGTGGTGAAACACCCATCACCTGCCGTCCTGCCGAGGTACTCGAGCCTGAGATGGAGAAAGCCAAAGCCGAGATCGGTGATCTTGCCAAAGACATCGACGATCTCGTACTCTACGCGATCTACCCTGTCACTGGTAAGAAGTTCCTTGAGTGGAAATACGGTGTTACCCCGGCACCGCCTGAAGTACAGCCCATCACCCTTGACGATGTCAAGAAACGTGACGCTCTGGTTGCCAAGGCTAAAGCCGGTAAACTGGTCGAGCCCAAAGCTGACGCTCCGGCTAAATCTGAAAACGTTCGTACCTTCAACGTCTATGTTGACGGCGAGTACTTCAGCGTTGATGTAGATCCGACAGGCGACTTCCAGCCCATGGTTGCTGCTGCTCCGGTAGCTCGTCCTGCCGCTGCACCTAAAGCTGCTGCACCTGCAGCCGCTCCTGCCGCCGCACCTAAAGCTGCTGCACCCGCAGCCGCTCCGGTAGCTGTTGAAGGTGGTACCCCGCTGACCGCTCCTATGCCTGGTATGGTTGTTAAGTACGAGGTTGCAGAAGGCGCCGAGGTTAAAGCTGGTGACACCGTGGTTGTTCTCGAGGCCATGAAAATGGAGAACAATCTGGCCGCACCTTGCGATGGTGTTGTCAAACAGCTCTGCTTTGCTTCCGGTGACTCTGTCACCAAAGACGCTGTATTGGCTGTTATCGGTTAA
- a CDS encoding CoA ester lyase, producing the protein MKPRRSNMSVPGHIQKMHGKANDSNADVIMLDLEDSVPVDEKSTARKQVIDSLLNFDWSKKTVTVRINSLDTPFAFRDLLEVAENAGHIIDAIVIPKVNTAGDIYFADRMLAGIELEKKLERPIGIEASIETAEGLRNASKITHASQRVLSLVFGIADYSASIGARLVSISGHGEKEEELYPGHRWHFALSNMVMHAKSYGRLAIDAPFGNFKDLDGLRRSAVMACALGCDGKWAIHPSQIDVINEVFTPSIDDIKLAQKVIAADATAKSEGRGAIAVEGRMVDQATVRLAQKLCDQAKFLGLIE; encoded by the coding sequence ATGAAACCACGACGTTCCAACATGTCCGTACCGGGACATATCCAAAAAATGCACGGTAAGGCTAATGACTCGAATGCAGATGTCATTATGCTTGATCTTGAAGACTCGGTCCCTGTCGATGAAAAATCCACCGCCAGAAAACAGGTGATTGATTCTTTACTGAACTTTGACTGGTCAAAAAAGACCGTGACCGTTCGTATCAACTCACTGGATACCCCTTTTGCCTTTCGGGATCTGCTTGAGGTTGCAGAGAATGCGGGACACATCATTGATGCCATAGTTATTCCCAAGGTCAATACCGCAGGCGATATCTATTTTGCCGACCGGATGCTTGCTGGCATTGAGTTGGAAAAGAAACTGGAGCGCCCCATCGGCATCGAAGCCTCCATTGAAACGGCCGAAGGGTTGCGCAATGCCTCGAAAATAACCCATGCGAGCCAGCGTGTACTCAGCCTGGTGTTTGGCATTGCCGATTACTCCGCTTCCATCGGCGCCCGTCTGGTTTCCATTTCCGGACATGGAGAAAAAGAAGAAGAACTCTACCCTGGTCACCGCTGGCACTTTGCCCTCTCCAACATGGTGATGCATGCCAAATCGTATGGACGTTTGGCTATTGATGCCCCCTTTGGTAATTTTAAGGACCTTGATGGGCTTCGCCGTTCAGCGGTTATGGCCTGTGCCCTGGGCTGTGACGGTAAGTGGGCGATCCACCCTTCGCAGATTGACGTCATTAACGAGGTCTTCACCCCATCCATTGACGATATCAAACTGGCCCAGAAGGTTATTGCCGCAGATGCAACGGCTAAGTCGGAAGGCAGAGGTGCCATCGCTGTTGAAGGAAGGATGGTCGATCAGGCCACAGTCCGCTTGGCACAGAAGCTCTGTGATCAGGCCAAGTTTCTGGGGTTAATAGAGTAA
- a CDS encoding GGDEF domain-containing protein — translation MASTTIQPESVLPTILNSKDLPTLPIIASKLLVLTAQEDTTLSDIAALISQDMALSTKILRVANSSFYSFPQQIASINQAVSILGLNAVRSLVLSFSFLSLGDKNKQSKFNFEQFWERSLVEAAGTKLILEQIPNADTEEAFTCGLLQNIGQLIFATTLTQKYEQILDSLENKERTTEKKNTLEQNELEEELLGIPHTEVGYEVAKSWGLPESLLLPIKYHHQPTAYDGNNQKFKLYIRASYLAGLLAKIFYSDTPEVFHKQFRTEAKNLLHLKILGVNTVLKMIDQTIGQSAKFFGIKINPFKSVAEILQEANLRLSLINLSYEEMNRELIKSKMALEKLTEELEQKNRILENLANLDGLTEINNHRYFQNFLDSEINRCIRNERSLAIVLVDIDHFKKFNDTYGHQTGDFILKEFSRITKEVIREYDLIARYGGEEFVFVLPETDEEDAMAVAEKIRKTVENNTFDDGDMTYHVTISLGVACTVPAEDEQFNKNEFINNADEALYEAKNNGRNRVALYQPKKKKKWYTF, via the coding sequence ATGGCGTCAACCACTATCCAGCCGGAATCGGTCCTTCCCACTATACTTAATTCCAAGGACCTTCCGACCTTACCGATCATTGCTAGCAAGCTCTTAGTTCTGACAGCTCAGGAAGACACGACCTTAAGTGACATAGCAGCGCTCATCAGCCAGGACATGGCGCTTTCCACTAAAATACTGCGCGTTGCCAATTCTTCATTTTATAGCTTCCCTCAGCAAATTGCCTCTATCAACCAGGCGGTTTCCATTCTCGGCTTGAATGCTGTGCGTAGCTTAGTTTTAAGTTTTTCCTTTCTATCCCTGGGGGATAAAAATAAACAGAGTAAATTTAATTTTGAACAGTTCTGGGAACGCTCTCTGGTCGAGGCAGCAGGAACTAAACTCATTCTTGAGCAGATCCCCAACGCCGATACAGAGGAAGCCTTTACCTGCGGACTATTGCAAAATATTGGCCAACTGATATTTGCAACCACCTTAACCCAGAAGTACGAGCAGATTCTTGACTCACTTGAGAATAAAGAACGTACAACAGAGAAAAAAAACACCCTTGAACAAAACGAGCTCGAAGAAGAACTCCTCGGAATCCCCCATACCGAGGTGGGCTATGAGGTGGCAAAAAGCTGGGGCCTTCCTGAGAGTCTATTATTACCCATCAAGTACCATCATCAGCCAACGGCCTATGATGGCAACAATCAAAAATTCAAGCTCTATATTCGCGCCTCTTACCTAGCGGGGCTTCTCGCGAAAATATTCTACTCGGATACACCAGAAGTCTTTCACAAACAATTTCGCACCGAGGCCAAAAATCTGCTTCACTTGAAGATCCTTGGAGTGAACACCGTTTTAAAGATGATTGACCAGACTATCGGGCAATCGGCAAAATTCTTTGGTATCAAAATCAATCCGTTCAAATCCGTGGCTGAAATTCTCCAAGAAGCCAACCTTCGCCTGAGCCTCATAAACCTCTCTTACGAAGAGATGAACCGGGAACTGATTAAATCCAAAATGGCGTTGGAAAAATTAACCGAAGAGCTTGAACAAAAAAATCGGATTCTAGAGAACCTGGCAAACCTGGATGGTCTGACCGAAATTAACAATCACCGTTATTTTCAAAATTTTCTCGATTCTGAAATTAACCGTTGCATTCGCAACGAGCGAAGTCTGGCGATCGTGCTGGTTGATATTGATCATTTCAAAAAATTCAATGACACCTACGGACATCAGACTGGTGATTTCATTCTCAAAGAATTCAGCCGCATCACCAAAGAGGTAATCAGAGAATATGATCTCATTGCACGCTACGGAGGGGAAGAATTCGTCTTTGTGCTTCCTGAGACCGACGAAGAAGACGCAATGGCAGTCGCTGAAAAAATTCGTAAAACGGTAGAAAATAATACCTTTGACGATGGAGATATGACCTACCATGTAACCATTAGCCTGGGCGTTGCCTGTACAGTTCCAGCTGAAGACGAGCAATTCAATAAAAATGAATTCATTAATAACGCCGATGAGGCACTCTATGAAGCGAAAAACAATGGCCGAAATCGGGTTGCCCTGTACCAACCAAAGAAAAAGAAGAAATGGTATACGTTTTAG
- a CDS encoding KamA family radical SAM protein, producing MMKKKQDTADKQTTDTLDQLIKQLCRRFAVDPEPLRQVAQTYPARISSYYQGLIQHPGDPLWLQAIPDQQELIDPEGIVDPLDEENLSPVPNLVHKYPDRALFLISSQCPVYCRFCTRKRKVGRTEMQITEETINQGMQYLHNTPAIKDVLLSGGDPFMLTNAQLKSILSRLRQIPSVETIRIGTRVPCTLPSRITPELATMLAEFHPLYINTHFNHPRELTPEASRACTLLADAGIPLGCQTVLLRGVNDSVEILRQLFRGLLAIRVKPYYLFQIDQTKGTSHFRTTIETGLELMSGLIGHISGMAIPTYALDAPGGGGKIPLTPAYITGCGQTLEFTTYKGLACSYPNRLWNGEV from the coding sequence ATGATGAAGAAAAAACAAGACACAGCAGACAAACAGACTACAGACACTTTGGACCAATTAATTAAACAACTCTGTCGACGCTTTGCAGTGGATCCAGAACCTCTGCGACAGGTCGCTCAGACCTACCCCGCACGGATCAGCTCCTACTATCAAGGCCTGATCCAGCACCCCGGTGACCCTCTCTGGCTACAAGCGATTCCGGATCAGCAGGAGCTAATTGATCCCGAAGGCATAGTCGATCCGCTGGATGAAGAAAACCTGAGCCCGGTGCCTAACCTGGTACACAAATATCCCGACAGAGCGCTGTTTCTGATCAGCTCGCAATGCCCGGTTTACTGCCGCTTCTGCACCCGTAAACGCAAAGTGGGCAGGACCGAGATGCAGATCACCGAGGAAACCATTAATCAGGGAATGCAGTATCTGCACAATACTCCGGCAATCAAGGATGTCCTGCTTTCCGGAGGGGATCCGTTCATGCTGACCAATGCGCAGTTGAAAAGCATCCTCAGTCGCCTTCGCCAAATTCCCTCGGTGGAAACCATTCGCATCGGGACCCGTGTCCCCTGCACCCTGCCCTCACGCATCACCCCGGAACTCGCCACAATGCTGGCGGAATTTCATCCGCTTTATATCAATACCCACTTCAATCATCCTCGAGAATTGACCCCCGAGGCCTCACGGGCCTGTACCCTGCTGGCCGATGCCGGCATCCCTCTTGGCTGCCAGACCGTTCTCTTGCGTGGGGTGAATGATTCGGTTGAAATACTGCGTCAACTCTTCCGGGGCCTGTTAGCCATTCGCGTGAAGCCCTACTATCTTTTTCAGATAGATCAGACCAAGGGCACCTCTCATTTTCGGACCACGATTGAGACCGGCCTTGAGCTGATGTCTGGTCTTATTGGCCATATTTCAGGAATGGCCATTCCCACCTACGCCCTAGATGCCCCCGGGGGGGGTGGTAAAATCCCCCTCACCCCTGCCTACATTACAGGCTGCGGTCAGACGCTTGAATTTACCACTTATAAGGGCCTAGCCTGCAGCTACCCCAATCGTCTCTGGAATGGGGAAGTCTAG
- a CDS encoding ATP-binding protein translates to MRRFIVLIPTFIIILVLALWAGGILAYKYGLESLAREGNTRMELYISYLHGVLEKYESLPELLATNKQLVNFLQNPGSRERINALNLYLETINRISDASDTYLMNRDGLTIAASNWNTPKPFVGRNFSYRPYFKQAMEGKLGRYFALGTTSSERGYYFAYPVRYEGEILGAVVIKINIDSIEENWSDQKADFLVVDPDGVIFITTREHWRFRTMGLLDPLVLKRLADTQRYPNASLEPLPLLEQQQVAQGKIIQLQLQESKRVKSFLLQQAGMDQAGWQVYTLSEFKPVETKVIFTLISIVGASGLAALTILLYWQHQQQVAERQKFVEDNRRMLQEANEQLEIRVVERTAALTETNDQLRQEIAERQKTEEELRKTRRELIHAAKLAALGQMSTVITHELNQPLAAIRSYTDNAVQFLAKDRIDNVEWNLEQIKELTERMGGLAMQLKIFARKSSGKLNIVPLHGVIDGAMEMMSPIISKSGVSLSIDMPSKLEGVRANAVLLQQVLVNLISNSVQAVADQEEKEVCISVSREEDIVLLRVEDNGPGIDPAMGRRIFEPFFTTKDPGKGLGLGLTISARIMEDMGGRIRLVHTGFGACFEITLNIEVNQS, encoded by the coding sequence ATGCGCCGATTTATCGTTCTTATTCCGACATTTATTATCATCCTTGTGCTTGCACTCTGGGCTGGCGGCATCCTCGCCTATAAATATGGGCTTGAGAGTCTGGCCAGGGAAGGCAACACTCGAATGGAACTCTATATTTCCTACCTTCACGGAGTTTTGGAAAAATATGAGAGTCTGCCCGAGTTGTTAGCCACCAACAAGCAGTTGGTTAATTTTCTCCAAAATCCGGGAAGTCGTGAGCGGATTAATGCCCTCAATCTCTACCTGGAAACCATTAACAGGATCAGTGACGCATCAGATACCTATCTGATGAACCGAGATGGGTTGACCATCGCCGCTTCCAACTGGAATACGCCCAAGCCCTTTGTCGGCAGGAATTTCAGTTATCGCCCCTACTTCAAACAGGCCATGGAGGGAAAGCTGGGGCGTTACTTTGCCTTGGGGACAACCTCCAGTGAACGCGGTTACTATTTTGCCTATCCGGTACGCTATGAAGGGGAGATCCTGGGCGCGGTGGTTATCAAAATCAATATTGATTCCATCGAGGAAAACTGGAGTGATCAGAAAGCAGATTTTTTGGTCGTCGATCCCGATGGGGTTATCTTTATCACCACCCGTGAGCATTGGCGTTTTCGCACCATGGGACTTCTGGATCCCCTGGTGCTCAAACGTCTTGCCGACACCCAGCGGTATCCCAATGCTTCACTGGAACCATTGCCTCTTTTGGAGCAGCAGCAGGTTGCCCAGGGAAAAATCATTCAGTTGCAGCTGCAAGAGTCAAAAAGAGTGAAAAGTTTTCTTCTCCAACAGGCGGGAATGGATCAGGCCGGCTGGCAGGTCTACACCCTGTCTGAGTTCAAGCCGGTTGAAACCAAGGTGATTTTCACCCTGATCAGTATCGTGGGGGCCAGTGGCTTGGCGGCGTTGACTATTTTGCTCTACTGGCAGCACCAGCAACAGGTGGCAGAGCGGCAGAAGTTTGTCGAAGACAACCGGCGAATGCTTCAGGAAGCCAACGAACAACTGGAAATTCGTGTTGTCGAGCGGACCGCGGCCCTGACCGAAACCAACGACCAGCTTCGTCAGGAGATCGCTGAACGGCAGAAAACAGAGGAAGAACTGCGCAAGACCAGGCGAGAGCTGATCCATGCCGCCAAACTCGCGGCTCTGGGACAGATGAGTACAGTGATCACCCATGAGCTGAATCAGCCGCTGGCTGCCATTCGCAGCTATACCGATAATGCTGTTCAGTTTTTAGCGAAAGATCGAATCGATAATGTTGAATGGAATCTGGAGCAGATCAAGGAACTGACCGAGCGTATGGGCGGGCTGGCCATGCAGTTGAAAATTTTTGCCCGTAAAAGCAGTGGTAAGCTTAACATCGTTCCCCTGCATGGCGTGATTGACGGTGCCATGGAAATGATGTCCCCCATTATCTCCAAATCGGGCGTCAGCCTTTCCATCGATATGCCCTCGAAGCTGGAAGGCGTACGGGCCAATGCCGTCTTGCTGCAGCAGGTGCTGGTGAATTTGATCTCCAACTCTGTACAGGCGGTGGCTGATCAGGAGGAAAAAGAGGTGTGTATCTCAGTCAGCCGGGAAGAAGATATAGTCTTGCTTCGCGTCGAAGACAACGGACCGGGGATTGATCCTGCCATGGGGCGTCGCATCTTTGAGCCCTTTTTTACCACCAAAGATCCTGGGAAGGGGCTTGGGCTCGGGTTGACCATCTCAGCCCGCATCATGGAAGATATGGGCGGTCGCATACGCCTGGTACACACCGGCTTTGGGGCCTGCTTTGAAATAACGCTTAATATTGAAGTCAACCAGTCATGA
- a CDS encoding sigma-54 dependent transcriptional regulator, which yields MKPLKNVLFIDDEMHIRQANRQTLELADFEVTCHESAEDALPILKDGWPGVVVCDIRLPGMSGIELQRKLHEADSDLPVILITGHGDVSTAVQAMRDGAYDFLEKPYSSERLVKTVSKALEKRMLTLENRALRTELETYSLPGPRFIGITPATQGLRATIAQIADTDADVLLVGETGTGKELVARLLHEHSRRRNQNFVAINCGAVAENMIESELFGHEAGAFTDARTARVGKFEHADGGTLLLDEIESMPMQVQVHLLRVLQERAVERMGSNRLIPLDLRVVAAAKVDLKEAAKEGTFREDLYYRLNVVCLEIPPLRKRREDIPLIFHHYLLVASHRYQKEVPMPKQAQVNLLMAYDWPGNVRELRNLAERYVLLGAQFNWSLERMMSGGGAKQITSLPDQVDAFERAILEQALANHKGVIRDVMASLSIPRKTLYDKLRKYGLDKNDFK from the coding sequence ATGAAACCGCTCAAGAACGTATTATTTATCGATGATGAAATGCATATTCGCCAGGCTAATCGTCAGACCCTGGAACTGGCGGATTTTGAGGTCACCTGTCATGAGTCGGCTGAAGATGCCCTGCCCATACTCAAGGACGGCTGGCCAGGCGTGGTGGTCTGCGATATACGTCTTCCGGGAATGAGCGGGATTGAGCTGCAGCGGAAACTACACGAGGCCGACAGCGATCTGCCCGTGATTCTCATAACCGGACATGGGGACGTGTCCACCGCTGTCCAGGCCATGCGCGATGGGGCCTATGATTTTCTGGAAAAACCATACTCCTCGGAGCGATTGGTCAAGACAGTTTCCAAGGCCTTGGAGAAGCGCATGCTGACCTTGGAAAACCGGGCCCTGCGTACCGAACTGGAAACCTACAGTCTGCCCGGTCCCCGTTTTATCGGGATAACCCCGGCTACCCAAGGGCTGCGGGCGACCATCGCCCAGATCGCTGACACCGATGCCGATGTGCTCCTGGTCGGAGAAACAGGAACCGGTAAAGAGCTGGTCGCCAGGCTGCTGCACGAACATTCTCGCCGTCGCAACCAGAATTTCGTGGCCATCAACTGTGGTGCGGTGGCGGAAAATATGATCGAGAGTGAGCTCTTTGGCCATGAGGCGGGCGCATTTACCGATGCGCGCACAGCCAGGGTCGGCAAATTTGAACATGCTGACGGCGGCACCCTGCTCCTGGATGAGATCGAGAGCATGCCCATGCAGGTCCAGGTGCATCTCCTCCGGGTGCTCCAGGAACGGGCGGTTGAACGGATGGGCTCCAATCGCCTGATCCCCCTTGATCTCCGGGTTGTTGCCGCCGCCAAGGTGGATCTTAAGGAGGCGGCTAAAGAAGGTACCTTTCGTGAGGATCTCTATTACCGACTCAATGTGGTCTGCCTTGAGATTCCCCCCTTGCGCAAGCGGCGTGAGGATATTCCTCTCATCTTCCATCATTATCTGCTTGTTGCCAGTCACCGCTACCAGAAAGAGGTGCCCATGCCCAAGCAGGCCCAGGTCAATCTGCTTATGGCTTATGACTGGCCCGGCAATGTGCGTGAGCTGCGCAACCTGGCTGAGCGCTATGTACTTTTGGGGGCCCAGTTCAACTGGTCGCTGGAGCGGATGATGTCCGGTGGTGGGGCCAAGCAGATAACGAGTTTACCTGATCAGGTGGATGCCTTCGAACGTGCCATCTTGGAGCAGGCCCTTGCTAACCATAAGGGAGTGATCCGCGATGTCATGGCCTCCCTTTCAATCCCGAGAAAGACTCTCTACGATAAGCTGCGCAAGTATGGGCTGGATAAGAATGATTTTAAGTGA